Proteins encoded in a region of the Paenibacillus pedocola genome:
- a CDS encoding MBL fold metallo-hydrolase, with protein MKVRLIRNATLVVEYAGKKFLIDPFLAEKGTLPPFPAFTKNEQYNPLVQLPISLEDLIKGVDAVIVTHLHYDHFDEAAKEVLPKNVKMFVQNGEDATEIKQAGFQDVEVLSESTSFDGIQLVKTKGEHGRGEILSMTGVVCGVVFKHPDEKTLYVAGDTVWYEDVQEELETHQPEVIVVNGGDVKLAEGGSLIMGKDDIYEVHKAAPNAVIVSVHMEAVNHWTLSRAELKSFLHEKGITSNVLVPDDGESFTF; from the coding sequence ATGAAAGTTAGATTGATAAGAAATGCAACTTTGGTTGTTGAATATGCAGGCAAGAAATTTTTGATTGATCCATTCCTGGCAGAGAAGGGTACTCTTCCGCCATTTCCTGCTTTCACTAAAAACGAACAATATAACCCTTTAGTTCAGTTACCGATATCGCTTGAAGATTTAATTAAGGGTGTAGATGCGGTCATTGTTACTCATTTACACTATGACCACTTCGATGAAGCGGCCAAGGAAGTGCTGCCCAAAAACGTAAAAATGTTTGTACAAAATGGAGAAGATGCAACAGAAATCAAACAAGCCGGCTTCCAGGACGTTGAAGTTTTATCGGAGAGCACATCCTTCGATGGGATCCAATTAGTGAAAACGAAAGGCGAACATGGAAGAGGAGAGATTTTATCCATGACGGGAGTAGTTTGTGGTGTTGTTTTTAAACATCCGGATGAGAAAACATTATATGTCGCCGGAGACACCGTATGGTACGAAGATGTTCAGGAAGAACTCGAAACCCACCAGCCGGAAGTCATTGTGGTTAATGGTGGAGATGTAAAGCTCGCAGAAGGCGGCTCCTTGATTATGGGGAAAGACGATATTTATGAAGTGCATAAGGCTGCCCCTAACGCGGTGATTGTTTCAGTTCATATGGAAGCAGTAAATCACTGGACCTTGTCTAGAGCAGAGTTAAAAAGCTTCCTACATGAAAAAGGGATTACTTCTAATGTATTGGTGCCGGATGACGGCGAATCTTTTACATTCTAA
- a CDS encoding Gfo/Idh/MocA family oxidoreductase, protein MSAAKLCFIGAGFHASTNIYPAVIGAGADITAISTRDLERSKAALQRFGSRGTAYDDYHLMLEQEECDGVVVVAQPGDQTAMVLDCIRAGRNVYVDKPLGWNADEAQQIADAAKQAGVIVMVGFMKRYAPVYKKLKELIDGGTLGAARSFQATFAVDSTPFCKDEEQFIKLAAIHIIDLMRFLFGEAPQVSGFSGSSGEFISQSIALKFENGIVGNVYFTGMTAWSRESERLLVTFDHGFASAEEIDKLVIHKSRTGDSLPWQSLEEQDSVFTPSASPMSGAYRDLYLRGFVGEMAHFMECCTQGTLPLSNGRDNVMTMDLCDRILAALV, encoded by the coding sequence TTGAGTGCAGCAAAACTCTGTTTCATCGGTGCAGGCTTTCATGCATCGACTAACATTTATCCAGCTGTAATTGGAGCAGGAGCGGACATTACAGCGATATCGACCCGTGATCTGGAGCGGTCGAAGGCGGCACTTCAGCGGTTCGGCAGCCGTGGTACGGCGTATGACGACTATCATTTGATGCTGGAGCAGGAGGAGTGCGACGGCGTTGTGGTCGTTGCCCAGCCTGGGGATCAGACCGCTATGGTGCTCGATTGTATCAGAGCCGGCAGAAATGTCTATGTGGACAAGCCGCTCGGCTGGAATGCTGATGAAGCGCAGCAGATCGCGGATGCTGCCAAACAAGCCGGAGTGATTGTAATGGTAGGGTTCATGAAGCGCTACGCCCCTGTCTATAAGAAATTGAAAGAGCTCATAGATGGAGGAACTCTGGGCGCTGCCCGTTCTTTTCAGGCGACTTTCGCTGTGGACAGTACTCCTTTTTGCAAAGACGAGGAGCAATTTATCAAGCTGGCAGCCATTCATATCATAGATCTGATGCGGTTTCTGTTCGGGGAAGCGCCACAGGTCTCGGGATTCAGCGGCAGCAGCGGCGAATTCATCTCACAGAGCATTGCGCTTAAATTTGAAAACGGGATTGTCGGCAATGTGTATTTTACCGGAATGACGGCCTGGTCCAGAGAGAGTGAACGCTTGCTGGTTACATTTGATCATGGCTTCGCCTCTGCTGAAGAGATCGATAAGCTTGTTATCCATAAATCGCGGACCGGTGATTCTTTGCCTTGGCAATCGCTGGAGGAGCAGGATTCCGTATTTACGCCTTCCGCTTCACCGATGTCCGGCGCATATCGCGATTTATACCTGCGCGGATTTGTGGGTGAGATGGCACATTTCATGGAATGCTGCACACAGGGGACCCTGCCGCTATCGAACGGGCGGGATAATGTGATGACGATGGATTTGTGTGACCGTATTTTAGCGGCTTTGGTGTAG
- a CDS encoding SDR family oxidoreductase, producing MQKKWVMVTGADRGVGLSLVKQLLDQGYHVFAGQYQQENDNALGQLKASYKQRLQVLQLDISSEDSVKLALDTVSTVTDRVDILINNGAVLGDIQATVQDELDFAEMEQVFKVNTLGALRMSNGLMKSLLRSESRLIVNISSEAGSIGACRRTSWYAYCMSKAALNMQSQLIHNGISEQGGKVMVIHPGHVQTYMQGKLDTTGSLTPDESARHILQLIENRLKQKEEGQELTLTDYAGNRLPW from the coding sequence ATGCAAAAGAAATGGGTTATGGTAACCGGCGCTGACCGGGGTGTCGGACTCAGTCTGGTTAAGCAGCTGCTTGATCAGGGCTATCATGTGTTTGCCGGGCAGTATCAACAAGAGAATGATAATGCACTGGGTCAGCTTAAGGCAAGCTATAAACAGCGGCTGCAGGTGCTGCAGCTGGATATAAGCAGTGAAGATAGTGTGAAGCTTGCGCTGGATACGGTCTCAACCGTTACGGACCGGGTGGACATTCTGATTAACAATGGTGCGGTTCTGGGGGATATACAGGCTACGGTGCAGGATGAGCTGGATTTTGCAGAAATGGAGCAGGTATTCAAGGTGAATACGCTGGGGGCGCTTCGCATGTCGAATGGCTTAATGAAGTCGCTTCTCCGCAGTGAGAGCAGGCTGATCGTCAATATTTCCTCAGAGGCTGGCAGCATCGGAGCCTGCCGGCGAACCAGCTGGTACGCCTATTGTATGTCCAAGGCAGCCCTCAATATGCAGTCTCAGCTGATCCACAATGGGATCTCGGAGCAGGGCGGTAAGGTGATGGTCATTCATCCGGGGCATGTTCAGACTTATATGCAAGGCAAGCTGGATACAACGGGAAGTCTCACTCCCGATGAATCGGCCCGGCACATCCTGCAATTGATTGAGAACCGCCTGAAGCAGAAAGAGGAGGGGCAGGAGCTTACGCTCACCGATTATGCCGGTAATAGGCTGCCGTGGTAG
- a CDS encoding DUF817 domain-containing protein, whose protein sequence is MIPLKPVIQLLHFGYHQAMSCIFPVAIFGTLALSSMVEIPFIYRYDAVLIILLTVQYLMYRSGLETWDEIKVICIFHLIGLLLEIYKVSMGSWSYPEPGLTKLLGVPLYSGFMYASVASFMCQIWRRLKMDMTGWPGLASAGILGGAIYLNFFTHHFIPDFRWLLTALVFVVFWRTWIIYRVRSVTYRMPLSLAFIIVGFFIWLAENVATFFNAWKYPDQQQAWHPVSFGKISSWFLLVIISVIIVAQLKHVKAGMGKKII, encoded by the coding sequence ATGATACCACTGAAACCCGTCATACAGCTGCTGCATTTTGGCTATCATCAGGCGATGAGCTGTATTTTTCCTGTAGCGATCTTTGGTACGCTGGCGCTTTCCAGCATGGTTGAGATTCCTTTCATCTACCGCTATGATGCTGTTCTGATTATACTCCTTACTGTACAGTATCTGATGTACCGCAGCGGACTGGAGACCTGGGATGAAATCAAAGTCATCTGTATATTCCACTTGATCGGCCTGCTGCTGGAAATCTATAAAGTCAGCATGGGATCATGGTCCTACCCCGAGCCCGGGCTTACCAAGTTACTTGGTGTACCGCTTTATAGCGGATTTATGTATGCAAGTGTCGCAAGCTTTATGTGCCAGATTTGGCGCAGGCTGAAGATGGATATGACCGGCTGGCCGGGGCTTGCTTCTGCGGGGATACTGGGCGGCGCCATCTATCTCAACTTTTTCACCCATCACTTCATTCCTGATTTCCGCTGGCTGCTGACAGCACTTGTATTCGTTGTCTTTTGGAGAACCTGGATTATATACCGGGTACGCTCCGTTACCTACCGGATGCCCTTATCGCTGGCTTTTATCATCGTCGGATTCTTCATCTGGCTGGCCGAAAATGTGGCTACCTTTTTTAATGCCTGGAAATATCCTGATCAGCAGCAGGCCTGGCACCCTGTCAGTTTCGGTAAAATCAGTTCATGGTTCCTGCTCGTCATCATTAGCGTCATTATTGTAGCCCAGTTAAAACATGTTAAAGCGGGGATGGGGAAAAAAATCATATGA
- a CDS encoding YfiT family bacillithiol transferase: protein MDQKYPIGTFQFDGEITNKVTSVWINEIEDLPGLLRDAVKDLDNEQLDTVYRSGGWTVRQVIHHLADSHMNAFIRFKLALTEESPIIKPYDEKKWAELSDSKLPVDTSLLLLETLHKRWTNLLRGLTPADMKKTFIHPESGEVSIGKNIGIYAWHGKHHLAHITSLCNRKGW from the coding sequence ATGGATCAGAAATACCCAATTGGCACTTTTCAATTTGATGGTGAAATTACTAACAAGGTTACAAGTGTTTGGATAAACGAGATTGAAGATTTACCAGGATTATTACGGGATGCTGTAAAAGACTTAGATAATGAACAGCTGGATACAGTTTATCGTTCCGGAGGATGGACTGTTCGGCAAGTAATACATCATCTTGCAGATAGTCATATGAATGCCTTCATTCGCTTTAAATTGGCTCTTACAGAAGAAAGTCCTATAATTAAACCCTATGATGAAAAGAAATGGGCTGAACTATCAGATTCTAAGTTGCCCGTTGATACTTCACTTTTACTCCTCGAAACATTGCACAAACGCTGGACTAACCTGTTACGTGGTCTAACTCCTGCTGATATGAAAAAGACCTTTATTCATCCAGAATCAGGTGAAGTTTCAATAGGTAAAAATATAGGAATCTATGCTTGGCACGGAAAGCATCATCTTGCACATATTACTTCTTTGTGTAATCGTAAGGGCTGGTAA
- a CDS encoding LacI family DNA-binding transcriptional regulator: MDVNIKDIARISGVGISTVSRVINNKGLVSKATREKVLSVVKEYNYIPNSNARNLKTTQSKNIALMVKGITNPFFSNMIKEIERQVNLRGYPFLIQQVEDGTDEINAAIQLVKEKNLCGIIFMGGTYNHSEEKFKQLTVPFVLTTITSTQEVDPAIFSSVIINELKEAYKATNYLISLGHTRIGFLAKSPLLDETTGNRRFLGYKQALEEHGLPYDAGLVEDCEYSPSSGFNAARRLLNKNKGLTAMFAASDTIAIGAAKAVLTAGLSIPDDISIIGFDGIEMAEYYHPSLDTISQPGTEMALSSVGVLFDLISGRSSHQHIVYDAVLLKRGSCKMIN; this comes from the coding sequence GTGGACGTAAATATCAAGGATATCGCGCGGATTTCCGGTGTGGGCATCTCGACGGTTTCCAGGGTAATCAATAACAAGGGACTCGTGAGCAAAGCCACGCGGGAAAAAGTGCTGAGTGTGGTCAAGGAATACAATTACATTCCCAATTCCAACGCGCGGAATTTGAAAACAACACAGTCTAAGAATATTGCACTGATGGTCAAAGGAATCACCAATCCGTTCTTTTCCAATATGATCAAGGAAATTGAACGGCAGGTTAATCTGCGCGGATATCCGTTTCTGATCCAGCAGGTGGAGGATGGAACGGATGAGATCAATGCGGCCATCCAGCTGGTGAAAGAGAAGAATCTGTGCGGGATTATCTTCATGGGCGGAACCTACAATCATTCGGAGGAGAAGTTCAAGCAGCTGACGGTTCCGTTTGTGCTGACGACCATCACCTCTACGCAGGAAGTGGACCCGGCTATCTTTTCCAGTGTGATTATCAATGAATTGAAGGAAGCCTATAAAGCGACCAATTATCTGATCTCCCTCGGGCATACAAGGATCGGATTCCTGGCCAAGTCTCCTTTATTGGATGAGACGACAGGCAACAGGCGGTTCCTGGGCTACAAGCAAGCGCTCGAAGAGCATGGCCTGCCCTACGATGCCGGGCTGGTCGAGGACTGCGAATACAGCCCCAGCTCGGGCTTCAATGCCGCGCGGAGACTGCTGAATAAGAATAAGGGACTTACAGCAATGTTCGCCGCTTCGGATACAATTGCCATCGGTGCAGCCAAAGCGGTGCTTACCGCCGGTCTGTCGATCCCGGATGATATCTCGATCATTGGTTTTGACGGGATCGAAATGGCTGAATATTATCACCCCTCGCTCGATACCATCAGCCAGCCGGGTACGGAAATGGCTCTGTCTAGTGTGGGTGTCCTGTTCGACCTCATTTCCGGACGGTCAAGCCATCAGCATATTGTTTATGATGCGGTGTTGCTCAAACGCGGCTCCTGCAAGATGATTAACTGA
- a CDS encoding DUF3502 domain-containing protein — protein MKGKKIASSLIAVLMLSGVLSACSSNNNEPANDAEATKAPETSANTGGVDTSKEAKLTYYLWGSEGVQNKAILGEINKKLKADLNATIEVKYIDWPDIATKYPLLFASGEAFDMSHASPGAPVSYFTLASEGALVDITEMLDKVAPKLKAEIPDSAWQNTKYKGKIYGVPSLYSEYTPYGYAYRSDLLKKYGMDKITSIADMEKYMDNVVANESYPPINGKAEDAANMFRMLVDTTGMWLNAPGISLNELNLVTKSPEDYKTVFHPAFTQEFEDWAVKMREWADKGYWSKDVLSATLGGKDNFRAANSAGYLTHAQDWIGQYGADMKAQPESDPYFFTFAEANKKIKRKMGVDNSTVISTNSANPERALMVIEKFMTDESYYNLIQYGIEGKQYVIENGIKKFPAGYNEKTDGGGFAAWSLRNDKFVIPSDTENPIRNSLFAEWDKVAIDDPYNGFSFDPSNVTTEIASISNVNSQLGIQLMLGKTSKDPKEAVAEYRDQLKKAGIDKVIAEVEKQLAEFVPVN, from the coding sequence ATGAAAGGTAAAAAGATTGCGTCTTCTTTAATTGCTGTCCTCATGCTTAGCGGAGTTTTGTCAGCCTGTTCATCTAACAACAATGAGCCCGCTAACGATGCGGAAGCTACGAAAGCACCGGAAACATCTGCTAATACAGGCGGAGTAGATACTTCCAAAGAAGCCAAGCTGACGTACTACCTGTGGGGCAGTGAAGGGGTTCAGAATAAGGCCATCCTTGGCGAGATTAACAAAAAGCTCAAGGCGGATCTCAACGCTACTATTGAAGTGAAGTATATTGACTGGCCGGATATTGCCACCAAATACCCGCTGTTATTCGCATCCGGCGAAGCCTTTGATATGTCGCACGCTTCTCCGGGAGCACCGGTCTCCTATTTTACATTAGCTAGTGAAGGCGCACTGGTAGATATCACGGAGATGCTGGACAAAGTCGCACCGAAGCTGAAGGCGGAAATTCCCGACAGCGCTTGGCAGAACACGAAATACAAGGGCAAAATTTATGGTGTTCCGAGCTTGTACAGTGAGTACACACCTTACGGTTATGCCTACCGTTCAGACCTGCTAAAGAAATATGGCATGGACAAAATCACTTCGATTGCAGATATGGAAAAATACATGGATAATGTGGTCGCCAATGAATCCTACCCGCCGATTAACGGCAAGGCGGAAGATGCGGCGAACATGTTCAGAATGCTGGTTGATACTACGGGAATGTGGCTGAATGCACCGGGGATTTCGCTGAATGAGCTGAATCTGGTTACGAAGAGTCCCGAGGACTATAAAACCGTCTTCCATCCGGCGTTCACCCAGGAGTTCGAAGACTGGGCTGTGAAGATGCGCGAATGGGCGGATAAAGGCTACTGGAGCAAGGACGTGCTGTCTGCTACTCTGGGCGGCAAGGATAATTTCAGAGCAGCCAATTCTGCAGGTTATCTGACCCATGCCCAGGACTGGATCGGCCAATATGGTGCAGATATGAAGGCACAGCCGGAGTCGGATCCCTATTTCTTCACCTTCGCGGAAGCGAATAAGAAAATCAAACGTAAGATGGGTGTAGACAACTCGACGGTAATCAGCACCAATTCGGCTAATCCGGAACGTGCACTGATGGTCATTGAAAAGTTCATGACAGATGAGAGCTACTACAACCTCATTCAATACGGTATTGAAGGCAAGCAATATGTGATTGAAAACGGTATTAAGAAGTTCCCTGCAGGCTACAATGAAAAAACAGACGGCGGCGGCTTCGCAGCCTGGTCGCTCCGCAATGACAAGTTCGTGATTCCTAGCGATACCGAAAATCCGATCCGTAACTCCCTGTTCGCTGAATGGGATAAAGTTGCAATCGATGATCCTTACAATGGCTTCAGCTTCGATCCGTCCAATGTGACTACAGAAATTGCTTCGATCTCGAACGTGAATTCACAGCTGGGCATCCAGCTGATGCTGGGCAAAACCAGCAAAGATCCTAAAGAAGCCGTTGCAGAATACCGCGATCAGCTGAAAAAAGCAGGAATTGACAAGGTCATTGCCGAAGTAGAGAAGCAACTGGCTGAATTTGTTCCTGTCAACTAA
- a CDS encoding carbohydrate ABC transporter permease, protein MEKNTIKQDSGSILIKGISYFCVAIFALFCLFPFALMISSSFMNEQEIVREGYKLLPNEISFKAYDLLLNNSTQLVNAYQVTIFITVVGTVLGLFMMSMAGFVLNRKDFKYRNFFSFLIYFTTLFSGGLIPTYILMVKHLHLKDSLFAMILPAVVGAWSIFLMRNFMKAIPDSLYESATIDGAGDFRIYWRIFIPLAVPSLATIGLFSALGFWNEWYNGMLYIDTPAKYPLQYFLQRMVSQTNLGALINSGAVINTADLPTQSIKMATAVLATGPIILLYPFVQRYFVTGLTIGAVKG, encoded by the coding sequence ATGGAAAAGAATACGATCAAACAGGACTCCGGCAGTATCCTTATTAAAGGGATCAGCTACTTCTGCGTCGCAATATTTGCGCTGTTCTGCCTGTTTCCTTTTGCGCTGATGATTTCCTCCTCATTCATGAACGAGCAGGAGATTGTCCGCGAAGGCTACAAGCTGCTGCCCAACGAAATTTCATTTAAAGCCTACGACCTGCTGCTCAATAACTCCACCCAGCTGGTGAATGCTTACCAGGTCACGATTTTTATTACCGTAGTGGGTACTGTGCTTGGACTGTTTATGATGTCGATGGCCGGGTTCGTACTCAACCGCAAGGATTTCAAATACCGGAATTTCTTTTCATTCCTGATTTACTTCACAACGCTCTTCAGCGGCGGCCTGATTCCAACCTATATTCTGATGGTCAAACACCTCCACCTGAAGGACAGCCTGTTCGCGATGATTCTGCCGGCGGTGGTGGGCGCCTGGTCCATTTTCCTGATGCGTAATTTCATGAAGGCGATCCCGGACTCCCTGTATGAATCTGCGACGATTGACGGTGCCGGTGACTTCCGCATCTATTGGCGGATTTTTATTCCCTTGGCGGTTCCGTCGCTGGCTACAATCGGACTCTTCTCGGCGCTGGGTTTCTGGAATGAGTGGTATAACGGGATGCTGTACATCGACACTCCGGCCAAATATCCGCTTCAATACTTTTTACAGCGGATGGTCAGCCAGACGAATCTTGGAGCACTTATTAACTCTGGAGCGGTCATCAATACCGCCGATCTTCCGACCCAGTCGATCAAGATGGCTACAGCGGTGCTGGCTACCGGACCGATCATTCTGCTATACCCGTTTGTGCAGCGTTATTTCGTAACCGGCCTGACGATCGGGGCTGTAAAGGGTTAA
- a CDS encoding ABC transporter permease, producing the protein MARLMHKGGNIVREIIKNRVLFLMLLPVILYFVIFHYAVMPGAYVAFVDYNLNKGIFGSHFIGLKNFEFLVQNGDLWNITKNTLLYNLVFLALGNIIQIVFAIMLSEISGKWFKKVSQSVILLPNFISMVIVGVFAYNIFNFNSGFINTLLVSTGLDRYEFYSDPGIWKYIIVAFKIWASTGYGMIVYLATITGINHDLYEAAYMDGATTWQRIRYMTLPILKPTFILLLLFGMGGILKGSFDLFYNLIGTNSVLYPQTDIIDTYVFRSLVGQFNFSMGAAVGFYQSLFGLILVLVVNFIVRKVEPDSALF; encoded by the coding sequence TTGGCAAGACTTATGCATAAGGGTGGGAATATTGTCAGGGAAATCATTAAAAACAGAGTCCTGTTTCTCATGCTGCTGCCTGTTATCCTGTATTTCGTAATTTTCCACTATGCGGTAATGCCCGGCGCTTATGTCGCATTTGTGGACTACAATCTCAACAAAGGTATTTTCGGAAGCCATTTCATCGGCCTGAAGAATTTCGAATTCCTGGTGCAGAACGGTGATCTCTGGAATATTACGAAAAATACGCTGCTCTACAATCTCGTCTTCCTGGCGCTGGGCAATATCATTCAAATCGTATTTGCGATTATGCTGTCTGAAATCTCGGGCAAATGGTTCAAAAAGGTTTCCCAGTCTGTCATTCTCCTGCCGAACTTCATTTCCATGGTTATCGTGGGCGTGTTTGCCTACAATATCTTCAACTTCAACTCCGGTTTTATCAATACCCTGCTGGTCAGCACCGGACTCGACCGTTACGAATTCTATTCTGATCCGGGCATCTGGAAGTATATTATCGTCGCCTTCAAGATTTGGGCCAGTACCGGCTATGGCATGATTGTCTATCTCGCCACCATCACCGGAATCAATCATGATCTGTATGAGGCGGCCTATATGGATGGAGCCACAACCTGGCAGCGGATCCGCTATATGACCCTGCCGATTCTGAAGCCAACCTTTATCCTGCTGCTGCTGTTCGGGATGGGAGGTATTCTCAAAGGCTCCTTCGACCTGTTCTATAATCTGATCGGCACCAACTCCGTGCTGTATCCGCAGACGGATATCATAGATACGTATGTCTTCCGTTCACTGGTGGGGCAGTTCAACTTCTCCATGGGAGCAGCGGTGGGCTTCTATCAATCCTTATTCGGCCTGATTCTCGTATTGGTAGTTAACTTTATCGTACGCAAGGTCGAACCGGACAGCGCACTATTTTAG